The Punica granatum isolate Tunisia-2019 chromosome 4, ASM765513v2, whole genome shotgun sequence sequence TCGTGACCTTTAGAATTTAATGTTTGCTGCtgttgtttttttgttttcttttttaaatgatAGTCAAGCAGGAGAATTAcccttttcttcttcagcTGCAACAAAGTCTAGACTTGGCTTTGAAGATAACTATCTTTGAGATTCTGCAATGCTTGCCTAACTGTCTCTTCATTATGGCTCGAGTATTTCAAGCATATCAACTTCTGAGCCACTCGATAAGCCATCTGAATGTGATGATATTGTCTGCAGTTCACTTCCATTTTCTTCAGTTCCTGGAGATTGGTAATCAGAAAAAGGAGAGGTGGATCACGGAATGTACATGGGAATTGGAATATTATCTTATGGTTGATCTAATTAATGTTTCTTATCAACACAGCCATAAGAAGTAAACTATAGGAGAGcatattatgaaaaatgagGCTTCTTTAGCATTCCCCAACTAGTTTTTAGCACATACGCAAAAGATTTTGTAAACGTAAGAAAAACCGTAACCAGAGTCAGCAGATTTCTTAAAGTAACCTTTTGTGTGATCCTTGATGTGATACTTCTGGCTGTTTCAATCACTGAGCTTGGGAGCCCTGCTACTTCGGCTAATAGAAGCCCATAGTGGGGAATATATCGCGGACCATCCTTAAGTTGAAACTGGAGTtcaaatagaaagaaaaatatcagAAATCCAATTCCAAATGGAATCAAGGGCAAAAGAACAAGGAAATACAGAGTATAACCTTGAAATCCAATCGGTTGTTTTTTACATCCACATCGAAGTGAGAAATCTTCACATTTGGATAAATGGTGGCTAACTCGGCCATTGTCTCGATATGAGTAGCAAATATAGTGTACCTGTTGAATAGATAATGCTGTATTAATTTTCAAGGCGGAAGTGCATGTCTACAATTGAAATTTGTAAGCAACGTGTGCCTTAAAGTTTCAGAAAGGAAATATTTCATGAATGAACCTCAATTCAGATGGCAGTGATTTTATTGCAGCATAATCCGAAAGAGAAGGCATGCTTTGTCAACTGGGGTTTCTGAAATAACTATTGAAAGTTGCTGGACTAGGGAGCTCCAAACTTACTAAAGACAGATCAAATATCAGATTATGCATAGCCACACACATCTCAAGTTCTGAACGCTATCATCACGAATGCCCTTTGCCATAAATGAGCCTATTGGTTTTGGTCCTATGTGCGTGCCTAAGTTTAAGATACACCGCGTACTTTAGCTTAGACTAGGTGCGGTTTCTACTTTTGTAAATCTTACTTTAGTGTGCCGGTTTAAGTGAGTTCTGTTCAAATGATTATAATGATAGATTAAGTTAGGTATGGGGCTTACGCTTTCAGTGATAACAGATACTCACAGCAGCTCCATGCTATGGCCAGTCCATCAGAGGACGAGGTAGCCCTCCCTAGTTCATCTGTGATAATCAGACTCCTGATTCAAGACAGATCACAAGAAGATATTATGAgaatttacttttcaaaaGGACAGACCAATTACCCTGCAAGCACACGGCGACCATACCTTTCTGAGACATTTTGCATGATAAAGGCAGTCTCTTTCATTTCTGTCATGAACTGCttaagaagaaaaatttaGGCATAAACAAATGCATATGCAATATAATTTTAGTAAGATGCCACGTCTCTATGTAAAATAAGGAATTATCGGGACATAGTCAATACTTTGGGTTGCCTTATAGTCGAAGTCAAAGATTACTCCATATTTCAGAATGTACTGCCAGAAATTATTTACTTCCACATTTCTGAAAGATTGCCGTCCAGAGTAGAAGTGCAATTACCGTACTGGAGTTCGACTCCAAATTGTCCATCGACCCCATTCTTGTAAATATATGATCAACGACCCTTATAGTGGCAAACCGAGCAGGAACATAGCAACCAATCTGAGCAAGAATGATGATAAGGCACACTTGCTGGAGATAAGTACTCTTCCCACTCCTGTACGTACATGAGAGCAGAATACCTGGTAAACATCTTTATCACGCACTGTAAAAATATAAACCTACATCTAGGTCAAATTCTCATCCTCGCCACGTAAACATCAATTTATTTGAACACGATGTGCCAAATTATCCTTCGGAAATGCCATGATGTCAGTGTCCCTTACATGTTAGGACCCATGACAATCAGCATATTGGATGCCTCGGAAAGAAAGATACTGTTGGGCTGCAAAACAAAATGTAAGTCACTtagttatttaattatatgaaGTTACAAACTTCATATGAagggaaagaaataaaaattgatcTCACGGCAGTAATATCTCTGATTGGAAAGATAATGAACATACAATGAAATCATTGTGTATACTTTCCAGGATAGGGTGCCTTCCAGCATCTATTGCCAATGGTCCATGATCTGTTATATATAGGCAGGATCAGTCATTTTCACAGAAGTTAAAGAGGGATATTCTCTGAAAATGCAAAGTTAACCTACCGGTAAATTCTGGTCTGGAATATTGATCAACAGGCTTAGTGGATATGCTATGAGCAAATGAGTTGACAATCATGTCTAGAAGGCATAAAACCTCTGCAAGCAATTTGAGAACAGAAACATCCTCCCTTATGCCATCTATTAGAGCTGCATATCGTATTACATGAATTATAGTAAGAAACAAGATCAAGCAATGCAAAAATTGTGCTGGCTTTCGCAGCCTTGGAAGCAGAGAAAAATTATTCTCACGGTGCTTAGCAATCTGATATGAAAGCATTGAAAAATTCTCAGTAGTATAATGGTTTCAATCCATTTATCTCACAAAATACACAGTTGCTTAGGAGTCTTAGACAAGTAGATCGGCTGTTCTTATGTACGCCAACATATCCAGTGCAGTTCAATGTCTGAAGATTTGACTTTTTCTGGTCTGGTATCAGATAATGATGCTTTCTTGTGTTAATGTTTAAGACTTAGATTGGCATGCAGGTAGAAATATTGTGATTCCTCACCAGTGAAATCATTGAAGCTCAAGAAATTAATGTAAGATGACTGAGTTCTAGCAAACCTTCCAAGCACACTTCTGTTCGTATGAAACACTCTCCTGCAGCGGACTTGTTCCTCACATTGAGCTGCAAAGTGCAAACTTTCATCATGTATGTTGAGGATCTTTCCAATAGTTCCCATGTAGGAGGCCTCAGGGCCATGAACTCATAAATACCATACCAAACTGACATATACAAACACAACAATACAGATGCAAGAACAATATGTAAATCTTCAACCACAACAAGCGAGTGCATGTGGATCAGATATAGTCATTTTACTGTATGTATACTTCAAGTTGCCAACATTCTTTGCAAACTGACAGAAACGTAGCTAAAAATATCAAACAAAATAAGTTGGAAAACTCACTTATTTGGGTTACTTACCGAAGCCAGTTCCAGAGTTGAGCAATGAATGTTGTTCCCATGCTTCATTACCTGAAGAAAGATAATCACGTAAGATACCAATCCAGAAAGATAGAATTTATGTTTCAAATATGCTATCGCACAATACAACCTGTATGAATTTGCTAGGAAGCTTTCCTTTAACATCCTTATACGGAATGCTGAAGTAAAACCCTTGCCTATTATTGAATGGCAGTTTCAAATTTGGTAGCTTAAATTCTTCGCGATACTTGTTTGCGAGATTATGTATTGCTGTCAGCAATCAAACAACCTGTCAGGTATGGCTATGCCAATGATCGCAACTCTAGATTTAACAGTAAACTAAACAAGAGAAGCACTAGACAAGAtagggaaagcagtaaatgattACCTTCACTAGTATCGCAGAATGATCTCCTAGCAATATCCAAGAGACCATCAATTCCTGCCTTGACAGCAAAACATTGCTGCGTGCGGGCAACAAAAGGAACCCGTGCGTGAAGCACATCTTCATCTATTACCTCCCCAATTCTGAAAAAGATGCAGCTTGCTTGTTATATTTACTAGCTTGTAATTAATTGAATGTCACACTACTGGTTACAGAAGCCTGACGGatcaaataaacaataaatatgATTAAAACTGGGGAATCATGGCAGAAGGGCAGTCCACCATAGGAACCAGTTGTCTTCAGATGTAATCTCCATATACTCCATTGGATTACTCACCAAAGCATGCTGCAGGATAAATTTATCCAATTCCTTAAGATTTCCGCTAAAACAGAACAAAGTTGGAGTTCGTGTTGTAACTTGTATCTGCCTCTCAAAACAGATTTAATAACGACTTCTGGTATTTTCCGCTAAGATGCTACACTTGATTTTATCCGGTACATATCTCCTAATTGCTTCTTCTTGGTAGATCATTAAATCTGTTATCAAGGCCTTATGAGATATACAGTTTGATTTTTGTGCGCTACATGGGCATGCACCAGCGACTTTTATGTAGACATGCTTGAATGGATGAGGATACAATTACTACCATGCATTTAACATGTAGGATACCTTCTTCGAATTGCAGCATATTTCTCGTTTTCACTGACAGACTTGTAAATGTTTGTTAGAAGAGAACTTTTGGCCTCTTTTAGTACCTACAGTTGTAGAAAAATGTTCTTTAgtttctaaatatatatatatatatatataattaagagaaaaacaGCATTACCTTAGAGAGCAAAGGCAAAGAATCCAAAGCAGTTTTGAGTAAGATAATGCTTGATACAAGCAGTTGGCTTTTCCTTGCATGATCCACTCCCAAGCTCTCATTCATAACTTTCTTTGGCTTGAAGCAAAAGTGACAGAGCACCCTATCTGAAAAGATTACAAAAGATACCCACATTCAGATGAAAACAAAATGTAAATTAAGTAAAACTGATAAAATTTCAAGCTTCTCCCTCTTGGCTTTGCATCATTTCCACTGTCCTAACCTGTCTCTTTAGGAAATTTCCTCAGTACTTGAGAAAGCCCAAAGAACAGCTTTTCATTGCTCATCAGTTCATCCTGTGATCAAAAGATAGAATTTTGAGAACAGTGAGTTACATAAGTGCCTCCAGAGATTATTACATCCACAAGTAAAGCTAGTACGGAAATTGAAAGAAACATTAGCAAGACTAACCAGACAATCAAGACGAGCTTTTATAGTTTCAATATCTTTTAGAGGCTGCAATAAGTTGGCTCGTAGAAGTCTTGTTCTAGATAAAGTTCAATAGAGTGTGAGAGATGAGTGAAAGAGCCGTCTTGACTACTCAAGTAAGAACTCCATATTAACTGCAAGGGGAATATCTATGAAGACCCTAGTTACAcaaaatttattcaaaaattcttCATCTGAAAAGCTTGTTCCTCCCCAAACATGAAAGAGAATTCTGAGCCACTAAATTTGCAGGAAGTAATTCTTTCCGAGCAAAAGTGAGAAGTGGTTACAACTCGGAAACATTATGTACATACCCTCCAATAGTCTTTGTTGTCTTAAGCATGTGAAACAAACTTCTCTTTTTGTTGCTTGTGCCCAAAAGGGCAGAGTGGAATGGCTCAATAATTTCCAGGTTTTGTACactgagaaaagaaaagagtagAGCTTGTTATAACAAAGAAATAGGCACAAATGCTTAAAAATCGAAAGCATGCCTCTCCTACTGGACAAAAAACAGGATGAAGTTCTGATTCTTAAATCAAACAAAGACGATACATATTTAACCAATCAGATCAACTGGTAATTACCTGGCAGCATCAATGTTCATATGATGGAATGACCCATTGAAAGTCACCTGAAAATCACccgaataaaaattttcacagAAGAAAGAAGCAAATTCTAGGTTTAGACAGATGATCTATTAAGATAAGAGAAGAAATAATTCAAATGAGGAAAAACTATTCAAAAATAGTGCAATAGTTCTTCCATGTCATAATCGGCAATTGAAAGTATAACTGCTAATTTACATGCATGTATGGTACCACCTAGACAGGTTAGACATGTCAGGGAACATGTACCAGCAATGAGTGGTTTGTAACGATGACACCCTTTTCTGCTTCTATCCTGTCAAGATTTATCGAGTTTTAATTTCCAGAAACCACGAGATCAAATTTTTATGGCAAATCTAACATGAGCAGTGTTGAACATATAATTATGTAGTCTCCAGAGACTATACATAACATTTATCTAAGGAGAGATGCCTTGACAATCAAAGGAAGGAAATATTGCAGGCTTATACTAGCATCACCATTTGATAGTGGCTGCAGTGGCAGCCAAACAGAGATAATACTGCTTATAATAAGTATCCAGTCCAAGTGCTGAAGGCTCCTTTGCTGCTAAATTCTTTATCAGCAGTGCTCCCTGAAACCAAAAAGGCTGATCAAACCCTGGGCTGTTCAGAATGCTCGGGAGTAAAATGTCCTGACTATTGTTCTGGGGTAAAGAGCATGTCTAACCTTAGTATCGTCAAAGCATCCACGAACCATCACAGCCTGAATATAAAAGCCAGTTACGTGTTCGAACAAAATGCAGAAGCACATAATAGAAGGCACAGGACGGACCGAAAAGATACGATATTCTACGCAAAAGCTAGCTTCACCTTCCTGACTGAAGGGTAAAACTTATCCACGAGTTCTGAAACTCCAACCATGCCATCAGGTGCGAGCTTATTAGGAGGAACTATGATTGCCATCGGCTCGTAGAAATGCAGCAGAGTTTTTGTATTCTGATAGGAACTGCTAGTCTCGATATACTGCGAAAGATGCAGTGATGCTGATCTCAGATCAAAAGCAGCTACTCCTACCTGCACAAGCTATTGTCTTTCAAATTTCCTCGCCAATTACGAACGTTGCTGATTCCATGATCAATCATGCACTCAGAAAGTTCCTAAacagaaataacaactttcGTCTTCCAACTCGAGCTATTCACTCAGTCACTAGATAACAACAGCTTTTAACAGCTCGTAGCACTTTCATTAAGCAATCAGAAGCTCAAATTCCAGAAAATGGAACCGTTGAAACACACCAGAGAGCTTAGTGATACACTAAACAGGAGTTCATTCGGACAATCGAACTTCAATTTCCACCAACTGCACGATTGGTCCGAAATGCAGTCGGAGTTTACCGGTCGGGAAGTTCGTGAAATCGGAACCATAAGGCCAAAGTGAAGTTCAGTCAAATTTCTTCTGCATTTTTCTCGGTGAACCAGTGGATGCAAGTTAACGAAGAGACCGACTGGAGTACCTCCTTCGCTCTGTTCTCGATAAGGCCGATCACGAAGCTCGATCTCTCATCGTCTTCCATGTTCGCCGGACGGTGACGGAGAAAGGATGTTGACACCGGCAGCTAGCTGAGCTTCTCGTCTCGTGATGGCAATGGAAACACGCGCCAACTAGCGTCTGCTACTAAATTTCATATTGCCGGCTCTCAAAAACCGGGTCCATATAGGTAGAATCACCGCGAgccggtttttttttttttttttttttacattagGACCGGCCTAATTTCATTGCCAGCTCCCAAGAACCGGGTCCATAGAATTAGAGGCCAAAGGAGTTCCCGGCTTCCCGCGAGCCTCGCCGTCTTACGGCTGTCAATAGCCGTACCGTGCCATTCTCGCGGTCGCGGGCAGCAGTTCACTTCACTGGAAGCAACCCCCGCCGGCACCGGAAGCGGAGCAGATCACCGTCGTCATAGAAGAATGAAGTTCAGGGCTTCGAACAAGCTCCCACTCTTCCCTCACCATCGCATGGCGCTCCACCATCTGCAGAACCAGCGCAGGTTCTTAACTTCGTTCTTCGCTAAGAAGGTCCACCAAGCAGCTCAAGCTCGCGCCTCCTTCAATGGCGGCGGCAGAGCCGATTCCAATGGTCAGCCAGCAGCCGTGACTGCCCCTGCAGTTGCCCCGGTCCTTTCTACTTATCTGTTGAAGCTTATATGCTCTGCGACTGTGTAACAGGTGGCTCTTATTTGGTTCCTGGTGCCACCGTTGCTACTATCCTCATGCTCGGAGCTCTCCACGCTCGTCGCCTCTACGAAGACAAAAAGGTAAAGATTGCTTGGTTTATGGAAATTTTGGGATAGATGGATTGCTGCATTTAGTGCGAATTGATCTTCTTAGTCATATCAGCGCATGATTATTGTCTCCTGGTCTCCCCttgtttctttttcatcaTGTTGACTGAATCTTTTAGCTTATTTCGTAATAGCGTTGACATATCTGGCTAGCTGTTGGAACTTGCTGTTCTATTGGTTGTGGTATCAAgctctgatttttttttgccaaacaTCACTTGGTTTGTACTTCCAGGTCCTTTCATCTCTTTTTTGTACTCTTTATCAGTGGTTCCCGTATATCGCTCGACTTTTGTGAGCAGTATGTCTAGTAATCAATTGctgttgctttctgtattttGGATTGCAGCTCATTCCAATTTGAATTCTGTATTCGAGTTGTAAAACCTATAATGGGACCTTGTTTTTCATTAACCACTTGTTTGGATTGCGGGTAAGGCTTGGTTATGGAGcgttattatataaatttgcaTAATAGCCCTCCGTAACTTGCAATCCATACAAAGGGTAAATGGGAAACTCAAATCCTGTAAAATTTCAGATAAATATACACTAATCTGGGTATGTGTCATTTCTAATAGATCAAAGGGACTACAATTCTTGCAGCAAATAAGATCCATTTTGAATTGGCAATTCAAATCTGACATTTTCTTTACTTGTCACTGTCTTGATGATAGGTTGAAGAGGCGCGGGAGAGGGGGGTTGAATTTGAGTTCCAACCGGATGTGAAAGTAATAGAACTGTTTCCATGACTTAATATGCTTTAATTACTTAATAGGCTTGTTTTTCATTCTGGCGCTTTCTATGCCTATTGTCTACTGCCGTAACATAACTAATTTGGCTGCTTTTAGGCATCGTTCTTGAGATTTCTACCTCTCCGAAcaatttcaagattttgggGTCATTTGACAAGCGTGGTATAATATTCATTCACTCAACACTTCTTAGCATATCAAATGCAtgctatcttcttcttcttcttcttcttcctgccATACGTTGCTTGCATTTATTCATTCATGCTTTTTTGGTTTGGTTTGTTCTTCTAAT is a genomic window containing:
- the LOC116204660 gene encoding DNA mismatch repair protein MSH4 isoform X1, translated to MEDDERSSFVIGLIENRAKEVGVAAFDLRSASLHLSQYIETSSSYQNTKTLLHFYEPMAIIVPPNKLAPDGMVGVSELVDKFYPSVRKAVMVRGCFDDTKGALLIKNLAAKEPSALGLDTYYKQYYLCLAATAATIKWIEAEKGVIVTNHSLLVTFNGSFHHMNIDAASVQNLEIIEPFHSALLGTSNKKRSLFHMLKTTKTIGGTRLLRANLLQPLKDIETIKARLDCLDELMSNEKLFFGLSQVLRKFPKETDRVLCHFCFKPKKVMNESLGVDHARKSQLLVSSIILLKTALDSLPLLSKVLKEAKSSLLTNIYKSVSENEKYAAIRRRIGEVIDEDVLHARVPFVARTQQCFAVKAGIDGLLDIARRSFCDTSEAIHNLANKYREEFKLPNLKLPFNNRQGFYFSIPYKDVKGKLPSKFIQVMKHGNNIHCSTLELASLNVRNKSAAGECFIRTEVCLEALIDGIREDVSVLKLLAEVLCLLDMIVNSFAHSISTKPVDQYSRPEFTDHGPLAIDAGRHPILESIHNDFIPNSIFLSEASNMLIVMGPNMSGKSTYLQQVCLIIILAQIGCYVPARFATIRVVDHIFTRMGSMDNLESNSSTFMTEMKETAFIMQNVSERSLIITDELGRATSSSDGLAIAWSCCEYLLSLKAYTIFATHIETMAELATIYPNVKISHFDVDVKNNRLDFKFQLKDGPRYIPHYGLLLAEVAGLPSSVIETARSITSRITQKELKKMEVNCRQYHHIQMAYRVAQKLICLKYSSHNEETVRQALQNLKDSYLQSQV
- the LOC116204660 gene encoding DNA mismatch repair protein MSH4 isoform X2, which codes for MVTFNGSFHHMNIDAASVQNLEIIEPFHSALLGTSNKKRSLFHMLKTTKTIGGTRLLRANLLQPLKDIETIKARLDCLDELMSNEKLFFGLSQVLRKFPKETDRVLCHFCFKPKKVMNESLGVDHARKSQLLVSSIILLKTALDSLPLLSKVLKEAKSSLLTNIYKSVSENEKYAAIRRRIGEVIDEDVLHARVPFVARTQQCFAVKAGIDGLLDIARRSFCDTSEAIHNLANKYREEFKLPNLKLPFNNRQGFYFSIPYKDVKGKLPSKFIQVMKHGNNIHCSTLELASLNVRNKSAAGECFIRTEVCLEALIDGIREDVSVLKLLAEVLCLLDMIVNSFAHSISTKPVDQYSRPEFTDHGPLAIDAGRHPILESIHNDFIPNSIFLSEASNMLIVMGPNMSGKSTYLQQVCLIIILAQIGCYVPARFATIRVVDHIFTRMGSMDNLESNSSTFMTEMKETAFIMQNVSERSLIITDELGRATSSSDGLAIAWSCCEYLLSLKAYTIFATHIETMAELATIYPNVKISHFDVDVKNNRLDFKFQLKDGPRYIPHYGLLLAEVAGLPSSVIETARSITSRITQKELKKMEVNCRQYHHIQMAYRVAQKLICLKYSSHNEETVRQALQNLKDSYLQSQV